The window GGCGGTGGCCGACGCCGCGGTCCGCGCCGGGGTGGGGCACTTCGTCTACAGCTCGGTCGGCGGCGCGGACCGGGACACCCGGGTCCCGCACTTCGAGAGCAAGCTGAAGATCGAGCAGTACCTGCAGACGCTGGACCTGCCGTTGACGGTGCTGCGGCCGGTCGCGTTCCACGACATCCTCCTCGACATAGCCCCGCGCGCGGTGGAGGGCGAGCTCGTCCTGTCCATGTGGCTGGACCCGGAGACCTCGGTGCAGCTCATCGCGCCGAGCGACATCGGCAAGTTCGCCGCGGACGCCTTCGAGGACCGGGACGGCTGGCTCGGCCGGGTGGTCGAGATCGCCGGCGACGACCTGACCGGACCCCAGATGGCCGCGGCGTTCGAGGCCGTGTCCGGTGTCCCGACCCGCTTCCGGCAGCTGCCCATCGAGCCGCTGCGC of the Streptomyces sp. NBC_01294 genome contains:
- a CDS encoding NmrA/HSCARG family protein, giving the protein MTVEGTILVLGGTGRQGGAVARELLRRGRTVHALVRDPGKEEARALAEAGAVLVRGDLDDEASLAAAMEGVHGVFSVQTFRGPGGVEAEERQGRAVADAAVRAGVGHFVYSSVGGADRDTRVPHFESKLKIEQYLQTLDLPLTVLRPVAFHDILLDIAPRAVEGELVLSMWLDPETSVQLIAPSDIGKFAADAFEDRDGWLGRVVEIAGDDLTGPQMAAAFEAVSGVPTRFRQLPIEPLRAAREDLANMFDWFERDGYHADLPELRRIRPDLVSLETWLSTHWTAPLVASGH